Proteins encoded by one window of Conger conger chromosome 1, fConCon1.1, whole genome shotgun sequence:
- the LOC133108569 gene encoding zinc finger and BTB domain-containing protein 25-like produces the protein MEVSSHSLFLLQQLNIQREFGFLCDCTVAIGNVYFKAHRAVLAAFSNYFKMIFIHQSSECIKIQPTDIQPDIFSYLLHIMYTGMGPKQQVDQSRLQEGIKFLHAYRLYRSGAENGQEAHAAKMSNLYGIQISQSAAKDGLGLKEARSQGVEGDPASGRAERCQVQRSLAVGSEGTSSDRRRPPNPHDDTEASDLSLKVKKERVEMEVSGKPRTTSPVTESRSPGLVKDGPQALYCQYCGERCGSRQGLREHLFAHATSSLPFAVPAAILGSGDPEEAAKVREELEGLGQGQPLQSCGAEKSPGRPEQLEEALRQSRVLSEELAEELKGRVSPGARRRKIACAICSLKFAQKSQLQEHMYTHTGKHSRYHRYNRFCSQLIQASQHFCESQPEFTAEDTGRDTQDNVSSCYSLDSEISQESIDTVVVE, from the exons ATGGAAGTTTCCAGCCATAGCCTATTCCTCTTGCAGCAGCTGAACATCCAGCGGGAGTTTGGCTTCCTATGTGATTGCACCGTTGCAATTGGCAATGTCTACTTCAAGGCTCACCGTGCTGTCCTGGCTGCCTTTTCAAACTATTTCAAGATGATCTTCATCCATCAGTCGAG CGAGTGCATCAAGATCCAACCCACGGACATTCAGCCGGACATCTTCAGCTACCTGCTGCACATCATGTACACGGGCATGGGCCCCAAGCAGCAGGTGGACCAGAGCCGGCTTCAGGAGGGCATCAAGTTCCTGCACGCCTATCGGCTGTACCGCAGTGGGGCGGAGAACGGACAGGAGGCCCACGCCGCCAAGATGTCCAACCTCTACGGCATCCAGATCTCCCAGTCGGCGGCCAAAGATGGCCTGGGTCTGAAGGAGGCCCGGTCGCAGGGCGTGGAGGGGGATCCCGCCAGCGGGCGGGCCGAGCGGTGTCAGGTCCAGCGCTCCCTGGCCGTGGGGTCAGAGGGGACGTCGTCGGACAGACGGCGGCCCCCAAACCCGCACGACGACACGGAGGCCTCCGACCTGTCACTGAAGGTCAAGAAGGagagggtggagatggaggtgtCGGGGAAGCCCCGAACCACCTCCCCCGTCACGGAGAGCCGCAGCCCGGGTCTCGTGAAGGACGGCCCCCAGGCGCTCTACTGCCAGTACTGCGGGGAGCGCTGCGGCTCACGCCAGGGCCTGCGGGAGCACCTGTTCGCCCACGCCACCAGCTCCCTGCCCTTCGCCGTGCCCGCCGCCATCTTAGGGAGTGGCGACCCGGAGGAGGCGGCCAAGGTccgggaggagctggagggccTGGGGCAGGGGCAACCTCTCCAGAGCTGCGGGGCGGAGAAGAGCCCCGGCCGGCCGGAGCAACTGGAGGAGGCGCTGAGGCAGAGCCGGGTCCTGTCCGAGGAGCTGGCGGAGGAACTGAAGGGCCGGGTCAGCCCCGGGGCCCGCAGGAGGAAGATCGCTTGTGCCATCTGCAGCCTCAAGTTCGCCCAGAAGAGCCAGCTGCAGGAACACATGTACACCCACACCGGGAAGCACAGCCGCTACCACCGCTACAACCGCTTCTGCAGCCAGCTGATACAGGCCTCCCAGCACTTCTGCGAGAGTCAGCCCGAGTTCACGGCGGAAGATACCGGAAGGGACACTCAGGACAATGTCAGCTCCTGCTACTCACTAGACTCTGAGATCTCCCAAGAAAGCATCGATACCGTTGTCGTAGAGTGA